Within the Alteromonas sp. M12 genome, the region ATGAATCCTGTAGATGTTATGTTTTTATACAACATCATTGAATTAGTCGGCGGTTTAGCCGACACGGCAGAGCGAATAGGTGCTCGACTTGAATTGATGTTAGCGGGATAAAAGGCGTACCTCTATGGAAATTATTAATGACTACGGGTTTATCCTGATTGTTGTTGCAGCTGTTGTTGGGTTTTTAATGGCTTGGGGGGTTGGCGCTAATGATGTGGCTAATGCGATGGGTACATCCGTTGGGTCTAAAGCGTTAACCATTAAACAAGCTGTATTTATTGCAATGGTGTTTGAATTTGCCGGTGCTTATCTGGCTGGTGGCGAGGTTACCTCAACAATAAGAAAAGGCATTATAGATACAGCCTATTTTATTGATACTCCCGAGCTACTCGTGTTCGGAATGATAGCCGCGTTGTTCTCAGCTGGTATATGGCTAGCTGTTGCTTCCTATTTGGGGTGGCCAGTTTCCACCACTCACTCCATTATTGGTGCCATTGTTGGATTCGCCGCCGTAGGCATAGGCTCTGAAGCCGTCGAGTGGGCCAAAGTTGGTGGCATTGTTGGTAGTTGGGTTGTGACACCCGCAATTTCAGGCTTTATTGCGTTTCTCATCTTTATGAGCGCTCAACGTCTCATCTTCGATACTGATAATCCGTTTAGAAATGCCAAACGTTATGTGCCTTTTTACATGGCGTTCGCTGGCTTTGTGATGTCTTTGGTGACCATCACTAAAGGTTTGAAGCACGTAGGGTTACACTTTACGTATGTTGAAGCTTGTGTGTTTTCAGTCATTATCGCGATACTTGTTTCAATTGTCGGACGTTTATATATAAATCGAATCAAATTTGACGAGAGTCTAGACAGATCGATGCATTTTGCTAACGTTGAGAAAGTCTTTGCTATTTTAATGATTGTTACCGCTTGTTGTATGGCGTTTGCTCACGGTTCAAATGATGTGGCGAATGCGATTGGGCCATTGGCTGCAGTGGTGTCCGTGGTCAATAATCATGGTGAAATTACCGCAAAAGCAACTTTGGATTGGTGGATATTGCCACTTGGTGCTTTGGGTATTGTTTCTGGCCTAGCGTTATTCGGTCATCGCGTTATTCGAACTATTGGTAACGGTATTACCCATTTGACACCAAGTCGGGGTTTTGCCGCAGAACTCGCTGCCGCTTCTACAGTGGTGATTGCTTCTGGTACTGGGTTGCCAATATCTACAACACAAACTCTCGTGGGAGCTGTGTTAGGAGTAGGTATGGCCCGTGGTATCGCGGCATTAAATCTAGGTGTAGTACGTAATATTGTTATCTCTTGGGTTGTCACCTTGCCAGCTGGCGCAGCATTATCTATTGTTTTCTTCTTTATGCTTAAAGGTATTTTTGCACCTTAATCTAAATTCCCAAAAGCGATTTTTATTTTTTCTCAAAGCGGCACCTTTTGGTGCCGTTTTTATTTGATTTGAATATTTAAAAATCTGATTTAAACTAGCTTATGTAATCAGTTTTTTAGAAGATAAATAATGAAATGGCCTAATTTAAAGCATCTGCATTACCTCGTTGTTCTCCATGAAGTACAGCATTTTAATAAAGCTGCTCAGCTATGTTGTGTGAGTCAATCTACCCTCAGTACCGCGATTCAAAATCTCGAAGAACAATTTGCTTGTCAACTCTTGGAGCGGGATCATAAAACCTTTGTTTTTACGCCGTTTGGACTGGAGTTAGTTGAACGCAGTAAAAAATTGTTAAACGATGCGACTGAATTGGTCGATTTTGCGCAGTCTGCGGGAAATTGGTTGGCGGGTAATTTAAAGCTAGGCGTCATTCCTACTATCGCTCCTTTTATCTTTGAAGGCGTGTTGGGAGTGGTCAAATCGAACTTCCCTGAGTTGCAGTTAAAACTGCAAGAAGACACCACGGAAAACCTTTTACGACAATTAAATGATGGTATTTTAGATCTTCTGATTTTAGCTTTACCTATGGAAACCCCAGGTTGCAAACAATTGGTGATTGGCCATGATCCCTTCCATTTAATTGCCCATAGCGACTTAGTTAGTTCCCTACCTGAGCCAATGGATATGTCTGCACTGCCAAAAGAGAGCGTATTCTTGCTACAGCGAGAGCATTGCATGACAGGCCATGCAGTTAGCGCTTGTCGACTTCAGCACTCCGAGCAAGTTAGTTCACTGGCTGCATCGAGCTTGCATACTCTAGTTGAACTGGCGAATAGCAAACTTGGCTTTACATTTATGCCTGAGCTCGCTATTGAACATCATATATTGAGTACCTCGCAATTAGTATCTATGCCTGCTGAAGATAATGCTTATCGAGAGATTGGTTTAGTCTGGCGTTCGGGGACCACCCGAGTGCGGTTATTCCGATTATTAGCAGAACTTCTGTCACCATTGATGCCCATTCCTACATTGAAAAAATAATTTTACAAGTTTCAAACTATTTGAAACCTGGTCTCGACTATATTCACAAGCAGACTAATGGAACCATCTAAGTGTTTGAAAAAAGCGAAGAACAGTTAATAGCCAAAGCGTTGAATGGTAACAAACGAGCTTGGCTGAATCTGATAAAACGCTATGAAACTCAAGTGTATAACTATGGTATTCGGATGACAGGCACTCGCGAAGATGCCTTAGATCTGATGCAAGAAGTGTTTATTTCAGTCTTCCGTAATTTAAGTAATTACCGCGGAGATGGCAGCTTTAGGGGCTGGCTTTTTAAAATTGCTCACTATAGATGCATTGAGTTTTATCGGCGCAAAAAACCAAATCAAGCCCTTGATGATAGTCCTGAGATAGAAAGCGCTGAGCCATGCCTGGAAGCGTCAATGGTTTCTTCACAAGATGCTAATCAACTGGTTAGTGCAATGCAACAGTTACCGCTATCTCAAAAAGCCGTTATTGAACTGAAATTTTTCGGACAATTTACATTTGAAGAAATAGCTGAACAACTGGGTATTTCAGCCAATACCGCGAAATCCCGAATGTACAGTGCGCTATCTAAGTTAAAAATTTTATTGGAGGTTGAATATGCCTGATTTAAATGAATCTGAGTTACTCGCAGCTTGGATGCAAGGGGAGTTGAGCCCGCAACAACAAAAACAGTTTGAGAAATTGTGCACTGAAAATGAGCGATTTTCTGAGCAGGTTGAAATGGCAAACCAAGCTTCCTTGCTAGCGCAAGATTATCGCTCAGAAATAGTGCCTAAGTGGAACAAGGCGAATAGTTTTGACTATCAGCAACCACCTAAATGGTGGCAATGGCAAGGTTTACCGGTATTTTCGAGCGCGCTTTCGATTGTTGCTATTGTTTTGGTTTTTAGTGGTTTTGAAGCAAGTGTCGAAAATGGCAAGGTGACATTCGGGTTTGCTGATTCTAACCAGAGTATCGAGCAAAAAGTCGCCCAACAATTAAATGAATTTAAAGTACAACAAAATGAAGCTTTAAATAGTTATGTTATGTCGTTACGTGAACAGCAATTAGATGCAAGCACCCAATTGACTCAGTACTTACTAGCCTCTAGTAGGCAAGAACGTAAAGAGGATTTCGGAGAACTCATAAAGTTCATCAATGAACAGCGAAACGACGACCAATTGTTTTACGCTCGGCAGTTAAATCAGCTCGAAAAAGCGATTTACGACAGTCCAAGTGGTAATCCTTAGAACCAGAAATATTGTGTATCTAATTTGCAAGAATAAAGAGGTAAAAATGAAAACCTATCAAAAATTTAAGAAATTATCATTGGCAACTACCACAGTAGCAGTGATGTTTGGACTCGCTTCAAGTGCAGTTTGGGCAAAAACCAACCTGTCAGAATTGCGCAGTGAACTGCAGATAATGAGTGGTATTATGAAAACTGCCATGGCGCAAGGGGAAAACAAAAACGGTATTCGCTTACGGGGATTGGAAGTTACATATTTATCGGCTCAAGGGGTGGTATTTGAATTAAACAGCAGTGCTCAAAATAGACACTTTTCATTTTCTTTTGATACCAACAATGAGTTTGTACTAGCTCCAGAACTACCGCCTATTCCTCCATTGCCTGTTGTTGGAGACGAAGAGCATGAGGTATTCATCGAATTTGATGATGAACACTGGAGTGAAGAAGTTGAAGAGTCTTTACGATTGGCAAGCGGGGCGATGAATAAAGCAAGAGAAAAACTACGGGAATTAAATCAACAAGAGCGTGAAATAGCTTGGGAGCAGCGCGAATATAAGCGTCGCTTGCGGGATATAGAGTTTGAAATGCGCACTGCTGATAGCCAGCGCAAGGCCAATTTACAAGAGCAAAAAGCAGAGTTAGATGCTGAGTTAGCTGAGTTGAAAAAACGTCAATCCAGTGTTGACAAATATGCCGAACAATTGGAAGCAGATCAAAAACAACAAGCTGAACAACGACTTATGCAAAGGAAGCAGCAATACTCGGCATTTTTAACCCGGTTTGAAGATAATGTCACCTCTACTTTGTGTAAATATGGAAACGGCTTTAAGGCATTGCCAAGCGATGAAAACGTAACTTTCGTTTTGTCGAATTTGGGTTCAGCTGAGAAGGGCGGATCTGAAGACCGTATCTATGTGTTTAAAAACAAAGATATTCAATCTTGTGTAAAAGATAAAATAACGCCTAAGCAGTTACTATCTAATGCTGATGCCTATCTGTTCTAATCTGCTATTAAACAATATTAACCCTTTGAAAATACCGTGCACCCCACGGTATTTTTAGTTAACTTAGCAATACAATTAAATTGCTTTTGCATGTTCCATGACTTTTGACTGTGAAAACGCTAAGCTTAGGCAGTTTAATTTTTGCAGTGACAAGTGATTGGATTTTAATACATGACTAAACAGATTGTGATCAGTGGTTCGGGATTATGGACACCACCAAATAGTATTTCTAACAGTGAATTGGTTGATAGCTATAATGCTTATGCAGAAAAGTTTAACCAAGAAAACGCCGAAGCAATAGCGGCTGATGAAGTTAAAGCTAAGCCATTATCTAGTGCTGAATTTGTAGAAAAAGCGTCTGGTATTAAAAGTCGTTATGTGTACTGCAAAGACGGTATTTTAGACATCGACCGTATGCGCCCTGATATTCCAGAGCGAAGTGATGATGAAATATCTCATCAAGCTGAAGTTGCTCTAGATGCAGCGAAAAAGGCGCTAAAAGCGGCGAATAAAACAGCGGCAGATATTGATGCGGTAATTGTTTCTTGTGCATACACGCAAC harbors:
- a CDS encoding sigma-70 family RNA polymerase sigma factor — protein: MFEKSEEQLIAKALNGNKRAWLNLIKRYETQVYNYGIRMTGTREDALDLMQEVFISVFRNLSNYRGDGSFRGWLFKIAHYRCIEFYRRKKPNQALDDSPEIESAEPCLEASMVSSQDANQLVSAMQQLPLSQKAVIELKFFGQFTFEEIAEQLGISANTAKSRMYSALSKLKILLEVEYA
- a CDS encoding hydrogen peroxide-inducible genes activator — translated: MKWPNLKHLHYLVVLHEVQHFNKAAQLCCVSQSTLSTAIQNLEEQFACQLLERDHKTFVFTPFGLELVERSKKLLNDATELVDFAQSAGNWLAGNLKLGVIPTIAPFIFEGVLGVVKSNFPELQLKLQEDTTENLLRQLNDGILDLLILALPMETPGCKQLVIGHDPFHLIAHSDLVSSLPEPMDMSALPKESVFLLQREHCMTGHAVSACRLQHSEQVSSLAASSLHTLVELANSKLGFTFMPELAIEHHILSTSQLVSMPAEDNAYREIGLVWRSGTTRVRLFRLLAELLSPLMPIPTLKK
- a CDS encoding inorganic phosphate transporter; translated protein: MEIINDYGFILIVVAAVVGFLMAWGVGANDVANAMGTSVGSKALTIKQAVFIAMVFEFAGAYLAGGEVTSTIRKGIIDTAYFIDTPELLVFGMIAALFSAGIWLAVASYLGWPVSTTHSIIGAIVGFAAVGIGSEAVEWAKVGGIVGSWVVTPAISGFIAFLIFMSAQRLIFDTDNPFRNAKRYVPFYMAFAGFVMSLVTITKGLKHVGLHFTYVEACVFSVIIAILVSIVGRLYINRIKFDESLDRSMHFANVEKVFAILMIVTACCMAFAHGSNDVANAIGPLAAVVSVVNNHGEITAKATLDWWILPLGALGIVSGLALFGHRVIRTIGNGITHLTPSRGFAAELAAASTVVIASGTGLPISTTQTLVGAVLGVGMARGIAALNLGVVRNIVISWVVTLPAGAALSIVFFFMLKGIFAP